The following coding sequences are from one Pasteurellaceae bacterium RH1A window:
- a CDS encoding 4-hydroxyphenylacetate 3-monooxygenase, reductase component — translation MAEINQFAQDFRNAMAHLSSAVSIVTSQGPAGKVGLTVSSVCSVTDSPPALLFCVNQSSDLHDIIKTNGKVCINVLNHEQEELAKHFAAMLNSSMDERFSWDIWNEGKDGQPVLREAISALEGQIIDSHTVGSHSIFIVRLSQIDVAPKPGLVYFGRQFKALEI, via the coding sequence ATGGCTGAAATCAATCAATTCGCCCAAGATTTTCGCAATGCCATGGCTCATTTGTCTTCGGCGGTCAGCATTGTGACCAGCCAAGGCCCTGCCGGCAAGGTGGGCCTGACGGTTTCCTCGGTCTGTTCGGTGACCGATTCGCCGCCAGCCCTGCTCTTTTGCGTGAACCAGTCCAGCGATCTGCACGACATCATCAAGACCAATGGCAAGGTCTGCATTAACGTGCTTAACCATGAGCAAGAGGAACTGGCCAAGCACTTTGCTGCCATGCTCAATTCCAGCATGGACGAGCGTTTTTCCTGGGATATCTGGAATGAGGGAAAGGACGGCCAGCCCGTTTTAAGAGAAGCGATTTCCGCCCTAGAAGGCCAGATTATCGACAGCCACACAGTGGGCAGCCACAGCATTTTTATCGTGCGATTAAGCCAAATTGATGTCGCCCCTAAGCCTGGCTTGGTTTATTTTGGCCGGCAGTTTAAGGCGCTTGAGATCTAG
- a CDS encoding dTMP kinase — MKGKFITIEGLEGAGKSNAVRVVSQVLEAHKIDFITTREPGGTPIAEVLRSLWKEGKDGEHTTDKAEVLMMYAARTQLVETVIQPALASGKWVIGDRHDLSSQAYQGGGRGLQALVEQIGSVILDGFEPDLTLYLDLDPAIGLERAKGRGALDRIEQQHIDFFHRTRARYLALVEANPKAILIDAAQPIGLVSQQIREEVEGWLANQA, encoded by the coding sequence ATGAAGGGAAAATTTATCACGATTGAGGGCCTGGAAGGGGCCGGCAAGAGCAATGCGGTGCGAGTGGTTAGCCAGGTGCTAGAAGCTCACAAAATCGACTTTATTACCACCCGTGAACCAGGCGGCACGCCCATTGCGGAGGTACTTCGCAGCCTTTGGAAGGAGGGCAAGGATGGGGAACACACCACCGACAAGGCTGAAGTCCTGATGATGTATGCTGCCCGTACTCAGTTGGTTGAAACCGTCATCCAACCTGCTTTAGCTTCAGGCAAGTGGGTAATTGGCGACAGGCACGATCTCTCCAGCCAGGCCTATCAGGGCGGAGGACGGGGGCTACAAGCCTTGGTAGAGCAAATTGGATCAGTTATTCTAGATGGCTTTGAGCCTGATCTTACCCTCTATTTGGACTTAGATCCTGCTATTGGTTTGGAACGAGCCAAGGGCCGAGGGGCGCTGGATCGGATTGAACAGCAGCATATCGATTTCTTCCACCGCACCCGAGCCCGTTATTTGGCCTTGGTTGAGGCCAATCCCAAGGCCATTTTGATTGATGCCGCACAACCCATTGGGCTGGTTTCTCAACAAATTCGGGAAGAGGTTGAGGGCTGGTTGGCTAATCAAGCGTAA
- a CDS encoding phosphate transport system regulatory protein PhoU, which translates to MAKHISSHFNQELESVRSEVMQMGGLVEQQLERVQQSLNQGSVGFLADVIEADRIINDFEVQIDDHCQTIIARRQPAAGDLRFVLAVSRVIVDLERIGDELKKIAQYLHDLLQNNRISTTGLYDTHRLIEMTVQMLRRALDAFARLDETAVLEIAEADHKLDTDYRNQARILISYMIEDPRSISTWIDVMMINKAIERIGDHAKNVAEHVVYLVRGVDIRHKQLDQLKQDLA; encoded by the coding sequence ATGGCAAAACATATTTCATCTCATTTCAACCAAGAACTCGAAAGTGTCCGCAGCGAAGTCATGCAAATGGGCGGCTTGGTTGAGCAACAATTAGAGCGGGTTCAGCAGTCCCTTAACCAGGGTTCAGTCGGTTTTTTAGCCGATGTAATTGAGGCTGACCGTATCATCAACGATTTTGAAGTCCAAATTGACGACCATTGCCAAACCATCATCGCCCGCCGCCAGCCTGCCGCAGGCGATTTGCGTTTTGTGTTGGCGGTCAGCCGTGTGATTGTGGACTTGGAGCGGATTGGCGATGAACTGAAAAAAATCGCCCAATACCTCCACGATCTCCTGCAAAACAACCGCATTTCTACCACTGGCCTTTACGACACCCACCGCCTAATCGAGATGACCGTGCAAATGCTGCGCCGTGCCTTGGATGCCTTTGCCCGCCTAGACGAAACCGCCGTGCTGGAAATTGCCGAGGCCGATCACAAACTTGACACCGACTACCGTAACCAAGCCCGCATTCTCATCAGCTATATGATTGAAGATCCTCGCAGCATCAGCACCTGGATTGATGTAATGATGATCAACAAGGCCATTGAACGCATTGGCGATCACGCCAAAAACGTGGCCGAGCACGTGGTTTATCTGGTGCGGGGCGTGGATATTCGCCACAAGCAGTTAGACCAGCTCAAACAAGATTTGGCTTAA
- a CDS encoding phosphate regulon transcriptional regulatory protein PhoB, translating into MTKATILVVEDEVAITMLLQFTLEQAGFEVKTAESAEQALTLIQQELPTLALLDWMLPNMSGVQLTKHLRNDKRTQDLPIILLTARSEELDKEQGLNIGADDYVTKPFSPRELVARIKALLRRHSPHKTQQAISFEGLQLDPENKFLQYDLQPISIGPTEFKLLHFFMTHSDRVYSRQQLLDLVWGDHVFMEERTVDVHIRRLRQALEVCGLDKWVQTVRGSGYRFSAKE; encoded by the coding sequence ATGACCAAAGCCACCATCTTAGTTGTTGAAGACGAAGTCGCCATCACCATGCTGCTTCAATTTACCCTAGAGCAAGCAGGCTTTGAGGTAAAAACGGCCGAGAGTGCCGAGCAGGCCCTGACCCTAATTCAGCAAGAATTACCGACCCTGGCACTTCTAGACTGGATGCTGCCGAATATGTCAGGCGTGCAGCTAACCAAGCACTTGAGGAATGATAAACGCACCCAAGACCTGCCCATCATTCTGCTGACCGCCCGTTCGGAGGAGCTAGACAAGGAACAGGGGCTAAATATCGGGGCTGACGATTATGTGACCAAGCCCTTCTCACCAAGGGAGCTGGTCGCCCGCATTAAGGCCCTGCTACGCCGCCATTCCCCCCACAAAACTCAACAGGCCATCAGCTTTGAGGGCTTGCAGCTTGACCCTGAAAACAAGTTCCTCCAATATGATCTGCAACCCATCAGCATTGGCCCGACCGAATTTAAGCTGCTCCATTTTTTTATGACCCACAGCGACAGGGTTTACAGCCGCCAGCAGCTCTTAGACTTAGTTTGGGGCGATCACGTTTTTATGGAAGAACGCACGGTGGACGTGCATATCCGCCGCCTGCGTCAGGCCCTTGAAGTCTGCGGGCTGGACAAGTGGGTGCAAACAGTGCGAGGATCGGGCTACCGCTTCAGCGCCAAAGAATAA
- a CDS encoding phosphate ABC transporter ATP-binding protein: MNSKISARQLNFYYGDFHALKNINVDIAEKSVTAFIGPSGCGKSTLLRTFNRMYDLYPGMRAEGELLLDGKNLLDSDVDLNLLRAKVGMVFQKPTPFPMSIYDNVTFGVKLYENLSRSELDDRVEWALKKAALWNEVKDKLKQSGNSLSGGQQQRLCIARAIANQPEVLLLDEPTSALDPISTAYIEELITELKNDYTIAIVTHNMQQAARVSDFTAYMYLGELVEIGKTKQIFTKPSRKETEDYITGKFG, translated from the coding sequence ATGAATAGCAAAATTTCCGCCCGCCAACTCAATTTCTACTACGGCGACTTCCACGCCCTGAAAAACATCAACGTGGACATCGCCGAAAAAAGCGTGACAGCCTTTATCGGCCCGTCAGGCTGTGGTAAATCCACCCTCCTTCGCACCTTCAACCGTATGTACGACCTCTACCCTGGTATGCGGGCCGAGGGCGAGTTACTGCTAGATGGCAAGAACCTCTTAGACAGCGATGTGGATCTCAACCTCCTACGAGCTAAGGTGGGCATGGTTTTCCAAAAACCGACACCTTTTCCTATGTCCATTTACGATAACGTGACCTTCGGGGTCAAACTTTATGAGAACCTCAGCCGCAGCGAGCTAGACGACCGTGTGGAATGGGCCTTGAAAAAAGCTGCCCTCTGGAACGAGGTCAAGGACAAGCTCAAGCAATCGGGCAACTCCCTTTCAGGCGGCCAGCAACAGCGGCTCTGCATTGCCCGAGCCATTGCCAACCAGCCCGAAGTCTTGCTCTTGGACGAACCGACCTCCGCCCTAGACCCGATTTCAACCGCCTATATTGAAGAGCTGATCACTGAGCTGAAAAACGACTACACCATCGCCATTGTGACCCACAATATGCAACAGGCCGCCCGTGTGTCCGACTTCACGGCCTATATGTACCTGGGCGAGCTGGTCGAAATCGGCAAAACCAAACAGATCTTCACCAAACCAAGCCGCAAGGAAACCGAAGATTATATTACTGGGAAGTTTGGCTAA
- a CDS encoding phosphate ABC transporter, permease protein PstA yields the protein MQKHNMNAALYRRRKWTNRISLTLAWVMMGFGLFWLGWIFYTLFGEGLSGLSMQVFRADTLPSGMEGGLRNAIWGSLMITFFGLFIGTPIGILTGIYLAEFGGKSKMAALTRFMNDILLSAPSIVIGLFIYGIIVVQQGHFSGWAGSLALSLLVIPVVVRTTENMLKLVPNSLREAAYALGTPKWKMVMMVSLKSAKTGVLTGVLLAFARISGETAPLLFTALNNQFFSSDMNQPLANLPNVIYQFAMSPYEDWQSLAWTGALLIALTVLLANIAARILGRKKH from the coding sequence ATGCAAAAACACAATATGAATGCGGCCTTATACCGCCGCCGCAAGTGGACCAACCGCATTTCCCTGACCCTGGCCTGGGTTATGATGGGCTTTGGCCTCTTTTGGTTGGGCTGGATTTTCTACACCCTCTTTGGTGAGGGGCTTAGTGGCCTCAGTATGCAGGTTTTCCGTGCCGACACTCTCCCATCAGGTATGGAAGGCGGCCTGCGTAACGCCATTTGGGGCAGCCTCATGATCACCTTCTTCGGCCTCTTTATCGGCACGCCCATTGGAATCTTAACCGGCATTTACCTGGCCGAATTTGGCGGCAAAAGCAAGATGGCGGCACTCACTCGCTTTATGAACGATATCTTGCTGTCCGCACCGTCTATCGTGATTGGCCTCTTTATCTACGGCATTATCGTGGTGCAGCAGGGCCATTTCTCAGGCTGGGCAGGCTCCTTGGCCCTTTCCCTCCTGGTGATTCCTGTGGTGGTGCGTACCACGGAAAATATGCTCAAACTGGTGCCAAACAGCCTGCGGGAAGCCGCCTATGCTTTAGGTACGCCTAAGTGGAAGATGGTGATGATGGTCTCGCTCAAGTCGGCCAAAACAGGCGTGCTGACTGGTGTCTTGCTAGCCTTTGCCCGCATTTCAGGTGAAACGGCCCCGCTGCTCTTTACGGCCCTTAACAACCAGTTCTTCAGCTCGGACATGAACCAGCCCCTGGCTAACCTGCCTAACGTGATCTACCAGTTCGCCATGAGCCCTTATGAAGACTGGCAGTCCCTGGCCTGGACAGGTGCGCTCTTAATTGCCCTGACCGTTTTATTGGCCAACATCGCCGCCCGTATCTTAGGCCGCAAGAAACACTAG
- a CDS encoding phosphate ABC transporter substrate-binding protein PstS: MKLRQLSIAFLAGLALTTTAKAVDVTGAGASFPQPIYVQWAQSFQAETGNRVNYQSIGSSGGVKQIVSKTVDFGATDSPMKSEDLEKNNLVQFPTVIGGVVPVVNVEGIKPGELKLTGELLAEIYLGKITRWNDGKIAALNPDLKLPDAPITTVFRSDGSGTTFIFTTYLSQVSPAWKDQVGAANTVKWATSATGAAGKGNEGVSIYVNRVKNSIGYVEYAYAKQNAMSHVQLQNKAGKFVQPSQASFAAAANVDWKGVKGFSLVLTNQPAEEAWPLAAATFILVPKTAIKAENTKTVLNFFDWAYNKGNEQAQKLDYVPLPDSVKNLVRDEWKQIADDKGQKVY; this comes from the coding sequence ATGAAACTTCGTCAATTAAGTATTGCTTTCCTTGCAGGCCTTGCCCTTACCACCACTGCCAAGGCAGTTGATGTCACAGGTGCGGGTGCTTCTTTCCCACAACCGATTTATGTCCAGTGGGCGCAGAGCTTCCAAGCAGAAACAGGCAATCGTGTGAATTATCAGTCTATCGGTTCATCAGGTGGCGTGAAGCAAATCGTCTCCAAAACTGTGGACTTCGGGGCGACTGACTCCCCAATGAAAAGTGAAGATTTAGAGAAAAATAACCTTGTTCAATTCCCAACCGTGATTGGCGGCGTGGTGCCAGTGGTCAATGTCGAAGGCATTAAGCCAGGCGAGTTAAAGCTGACCGGCGAACTCTTGGCTGAAATTTACCTGGGCAAGATCACCCGCTGGAATGATGGCAAAATCGCCGCCCTCAACCCAGATCTGAAACTGCCAGATGCCCCAATCACCACCGTTTTCCGTTCTGACGGCTCCGGCACCACTTTTATTTTCACCACCTATCTCAGCCAGGTTTCCCCAGCTTGGAAAGACCAAGTAGGTGCGGCCAACACGGTGAAATGGGCCACCTCTGCCACGGGTGCCGCAGGCAAGGGTAACGAGGGTGTGTCTATTTATGTAAACCGTGTGAAAAACTCCATCGGCTATGTGGAATATGCCTATGCCAAACAAAATGCCATGTCCCACGTTCAACTGCAAAACAAGGCCGGCAAGTTTGTTCAACCATCACAAGCCAGCTTTGCGGCTGCTGCCAATGTGGACTGGAAGGGCGTGAAGGGCTTTAGCCTGGTGCTAACCAACCAACCTGCTGAAGAGGCCTGGCCATTAGCCGCCGCCACCTTTATCTTGGTGCCGAAAACCGCTATTAAGGCAGAAAACACCAAAACCGTGCTCAACTTCTTCGATTGGGCCTACAATAAGGGCAACGAACAAGCCCAGAAATTGGACTATGTACCTCTGCCAGACAGCGTGAAAAACCTTGTGCGTGATGAGTGGAAACAAATCGCCGACGACAAGGGGCAGAAGGTTTATTAA
- a CDS encoding cell division protein YceG, translating into MLKKLLSFFFTLLLLLAGFGFYAYQKLEAFGQQIVYPPEDKFLVVEKGTSSLKLANLLAEKGIIKEHSDWLPYFIRLKPEYSKFRAGVYSLDNIQTVQDLLAHLNSGKEVQLSVQFIEGRTFKNWQEQLAKAPYLDQTQAGRSEAELAKALGIAHEKIEGWLAPDTYSYVPHTSDLALLKRAYQKQLKTLEEAWAKRADNLPLANPYEMLILASIVEKETGLAHERAQVASVFINRLRLKMKLQTDPTVIYGMGDRYDGNIRKKDLQEATAYNTYVIDGLPPTPIAMPSAASIQAVAQPAQTDFLYFVADGTGGHKFSRTLAEHNRAVQAYLKWYRENNKAK; encoded by the coding sequence ATGCTAAAAAAACTTCTTTCCTTCTTTTTTACCCTGCTGCTCTTACTTGCAGGATTTGGTTTTTATGCCTACCAAAAACTTGAGGCCTTTGGCCAACAAATAGTTTACCCTCCTGAAGATAAATTTCTTGTGGTCGAAAAAGGCACATCCAGCCTTAAATTAGCCAATCTTCTAGCTGAAAAAGGCATTATTAAAGAACATAGCGATTGGTTGCCCTACTTTATCCGCCTCAAACCTGAATACAGCAAGTTCCGTGCCGGTGTTTATTCCTTGGACAATATCCAGACCGTCCAGGATCTCTTGGCGCATTTAAACAGCGGCAAGGAAGTGCAACTGTCCGTCCAGTTTATTGAAGGCAGAACCTTCAAAAATTGGCAGGAACAGCTGGCCAAGGCCCCTTATTTAGATCAAACCCAAGCGGGCAGATCGGAGGCAGAACTTGCAAAAGCCCTGGGCATTGCCCATGAAAAAATCGAAGGTTGGCTAGCCCCTGACACCTACAGCTATGTGCCCCATACCAGCGATCTGGCCCTGCTTAAACGGGCCTACCAAAAGCAACTTAAAACCCTAGAAGAGGCCTGGGCCAAGCGGGCAGACAATCTGCCACTGGCCAACCCTTATGAAATGCTGATCCTGGCCTCCATTGTGGAGAAGGAGACAGGCTTGGCTCACGAGCGGGCACAGGTGGCTTCAGTTTTTATTAACCGCTTGAGACTCAAAATGAAATTACAGACCGATCCAACAGTTATTTATGGCATGGGCGACCGCTATGATGGCAATATCCGTAAAAAAGATTTACAAGAGGCCACGGCTTATAACACTTATGTGATTGACGGCCTGCCGCCAACCCCTATTGCCATGCCTAGTGCGGCTTCTATTCAGGCTGTGGCCCAGCCTGCCCAAACCGACTTCCTCTACTTTGTGGCAGATGGCACGGGTGGGCACAAGTTTAGCCGCACCTTGGCCGAACATAATCGGGCGGTGCAGGCCTATTTAAAATGGTACCGAGAAAACAATAAGGCAAAATAA
- a CDS encoding 2,3,4,5-tetrahydropyridine-2,6-dicarboxylate N-succinyltransferase, with amino-acid sequence MSLQSIIEAAWEIRADITPNTVDAATKAAIEEAVLKLDSGELRVAEKVGGDWVVHQWLKKAVLLSFRIRDNQIIDGAETNYYDKVPLKFAAYDEARFKEEGFRVVPSATVRQGAYIAKNTVLMPSYVNIGAYVDEGTMVDTWATVGSCAQIGKNVHLSGGVGIGGVLEPLQANPTIIEDNCFIGARSEIVEGVIVEEGSVISMGVFIGQSTKIYDRETGEIHYGRVPAGSVVVSGSLPSKCGKYNLYCAVIVKKVDAKTRGKVGINELLRSIDE; translated from the coding sequence ATGTCTTTACAATCTATCATCGAAGCTGCATGGGAAATCCGTGCAGACATTACTCCAAATACGGTTGATGCTGCGACCAAAGCTGCCATTGAAGAAGCCGTGCTCAAACTAGACAGCGGCGAGCTGCGTGTGGCCGAAAAAGTGGGTGGCGACTGGGTGGTTCACCAATGGCTGAAAAAGGCGGTGCTGCTCTCCTTCCGTATCCGTGACAACCAAATCATTGATGGGGCAGAAACCAACTACTACGACAAGGTTCCGCTTAAATTTGCTGCCTACGATGAAGCCCGTTTCAAAGAAGAAGGCTTCCGTGTCGTGCCATCTGCCACAGTTCGCCAAGGGGCCTACATTGCCAAAAATACCGTGCTTATGCCATCTTATGTCAACATTGGTGCCTATGTGGACGAAGGCACCATGGTGGACACCTGGGCCACCGTGGGTTCTTGTGCTCAAATCGGTAAAAACGTTCACCTTTCAGGCGGCGTGGGCATCGGTGGCGTTTTAGAGCCACTCCAGGCCAACCCGACCATTATCGAAGACAACTGCTTTATCGGCGCCCGTTCTGAAATCGTGGAAGGCGTGATCGTAGAAGAAGGTTCGGTCATTTCCATGGGCGTGTTCATCGGCCAATCCACCAAGATCTACGACCGTGAAACCGGCGAAATCCACTACGGCCGTGTGCCAGCGGGATCGGTTGTGGTATCAGGCAGCCTGCCGTCTAAATGCGGTAAGTACAACCTCTACTGTGCGGTTATCGTGAAAAAAGTGGATGCCAAAACCCGTGGTAAGGTGGGCATTAACGAACTTTTACGTTCGATTGATGAGTAA
- a CDS encoding phosphate ABC transporter permease subunit PstC, producing MDKLHHQLKRQALWDLLFINTTRLFAFLVLISLSGILVSLIIGAMPSMQQFGFGFFTSSDWDTVQGNYGALAPIYGTLVTSAIALLIAVPVSFGIAIFLTELCPTFLRRPLSIAVELLAGIPSIIYGMWGLFVFAPIFSETIQPFMIEQFGHIPLIGVLFQGIPMGIGLFPAGLILAIMIIPFIASVMRDVFEVTPPMLKESAYGLGSTRWEVIRHIVLPYTKAGVVGGIILGLGRALGETMAVTFIIGNTFNISASLNNSGVSITSALANEFAEAVDPMHLSSLLYLGLILFIITFVVLCISKLMLLKMGQKEGR from the coding sequence ATGGACAAACTTCATCATCAACTAAAGCGCCAAGCCCTGTGGGATCTGCTGTTTATCAACACCACCCGCCTCTTTGCCTTTTTAGTGCTTATCAGCCTAAGTGGCATCTTGGTTTCGCTTATCATCGGGGCCATGCCAAGTATGCAGCAGTTCGGCTTTGGCTTTTTTACCTCCAGCGATTGGGACACGGTGCAGGGTAATTACGGTGCGCTGGCGCCCATTTACGGCACACTAGTCACCTCCGCCATCGCCCTGCTTATTGCCGTGCCAGTCAGTTTTGGCATTGCCATTTTCTTAACCGAACTCTGCCCAACCTTCCTGCGCCGCCCGCTTAGTATTGCGGTGGAACTCTTGGCTGGTATTCCTTCTATCATCTACGGTATGTGGGGCTTGTTCGTTTTTGCGCCTATTTTCTCGGAAACCATCCAGCCCTTTATGATTGAACAATTCGGCCATATTCCGCTGATTGGCGTGCTTTTCCAAGGCATTCCGATGGGGATTGGGTTGTTTCCAGCAGGCCTGATCTTGGCCATTATGATTATCCCTTTTATCGCCTCGGTGATGCGGGATGTGTTTGAAGTCACCCCGCCAATGCTCAAAGAATCGGCTTACGGCCTGGGCAGCACCCGCTGGGAGGTTATTCGCCATATCGTTCTGCCTTACACCAAGGCGGGCGTGGTCGGCGGCATTATTTTAGGCCTGGGCCGTGCCTTGGGCGAAACCATGGCCGTGACCTTTATTATCGGCAACACCTTCAACATCAGTGCCAGCCTCAACAACTCGGGCGTGTCCATTACCTCTGCCCTGGCCAATGAATTTGCCGAGGCGGTCGATCCAATGCACCTGTCCTCCCTGCTTTACCTAGGTTTAATCCTCTTTATTATTACCTTTGTGGTGCTCTGTATTTCTAAACTTATGTTGCTCAAAATGGGCCAAAAAGAGGGGCGTTAA